From a region of the uncultured Desulfatiglans sp. genome:
- a CDS encoding Tripartite ATP-independent periplasmic transporter DctQ component, with product MDFLDKMSRVLNRGLIWIGGLFLAAMILLTCANIFLRIVWVPVQGAYELMGYFGAIAGAFALGSTQIRRGHISVDVLYNSFPAGVRRGLTFLNSLLCLVFFCMAAWQITRYGTTLWRTGEVTETLRIPYFPFIYGMALGCGFLALVFLVDLLRTLFPREEGQK from the coding sequence ATGGATTTTCTGGACAAGATGAGCCGGGTTCTCAACCGCGGCCTCATTTGGATCGGCGGCCTTTTTCTGGCGGCGATGATCCTCCTGACCTGCGCCAACATTTTCCTTCGCATCGTGTGGGTGCCCGTGCAGGGCGCCTATGAACTGATGGGATATTTCGGCGCGATCGCCGGCGCGTTTGCCTTGGGAAGCACGCAGATACGGCGCGGGCACATCTCCGTCGACGTGCTTTATAATTCCTTTCCGGCCGGGGTTCGCAGAGGGCTCACCTTCCTGAACAGCCTCCTTTGCCTGGTGTTCTTCTGTATGGCCGCCTGGCAGATCACCCGTTATGGAACCACCCTGTGGCGGACCGGCGAGGTTACGGAGACGCTGCGGATACCCTACTTCCCGTTCATCTATGGGATGGCTTTGGGATGCGGCTTTCTCGCCCTGGTGTTCCTGGTGGATCTGCTGCGGACACTCTTTCCCCGTGAGGAGGGCCAAAAGTGA
- the ndhS gene encoding Nicotinate dehydrogenase small FeS subunit, giving the protein MKKEIRFRLNGYEVSSEVEAHRVLLEVLRKDFELTGVKEGCGQGECGACTVLVDGVPVDSCLYPAFEIAGKSVTTIEGLVGEGNRLHPIQAAFVEHGAVQCGFCTPGMILSAKALLEETPHPNEAEIRRAISGNLCRCTGYLQIVEAVRRAAEEGAA; this is encoded by the coding sequence ATGAAGAAGGAGATCCGGTTTCGTTTGAACGGTTACGAGGTTTCTTCGGAGGTCGAGGCGCACAGGGTGCTCCTGGAGGTCTTGCGAAAGGATTTCGAGCTGACGGGCGTGAAGGAGGGGTGCGGCCAGGGAGAGTGTGGAGCCTGCACGGTTCTGGTCGACGGGGTCCCGGTGGATTCCTGCCTCTATCCTGCCTTCGAGATCGCAGGCAAAAGCGTTACGACGATCGAAGGCCTGGTGGGTGAGGGAAACCGCCTCCACCCGATCCAGGCCGCCTTCGTGGAGCACGGAGCTGTCCAGTGCGGGTTCTGCACGCCGGGGATGATCCTGTCGGCCAAGGCGCTGCTGGAGGAGACCCCGCATCCGAACGAGGCCGAGATCCGGCGGGCGATTTCCGGAAATCTGTGCCGCTGCACGGGATACCTCCAGATCGTTGAGGCCGTCCGGCGGGCGGCGGAGGAAGGGGCGGCCTGA
- a CDS encoding Bacterial extracellular solute-binding protein, family 7, which yields MLKRVSFLLAAVIFATFALTTFLSAPAVAEPIKLNYANFPPAPTFPCVQMERWKEEVEKRTNGKVAIKTFPGGTLLDAKAMMDGVIGGQADIGCLCMAYQPGRFIVTNATSLPLDLPNAKVASLTLWDLYNQYKPDEFSQVKVLTMFATAPSNLMTKKPVRTLADIKGMDIRASGGAGEILKAWGANMVGMPMSATPEALQKGVVQGLFSSLEVMKDFKYAELCRFVTMTDTVIYPFAVVMNMDSWNRLPDDVKKVMDDLGGEQALWTGEYMDAHVKESMDWSKETYNVEVIQLSDGEKAEWNKLLEPMIDKWVADATAKGLPGEKIIQDIKMISKKHAE from the coding sequence ATGTTGAAAAGGGTATCTTTTTTGCTGGCCGCCGTCATTTTTGCCACCTTCGCCTTAACCACCTTCCTTTCAGCGCCTGCAGTCGCTGAGCCGATCAAACTGAACTATGCCAATTTCCCCCCGGCTCCCACCTTTCCGTGCGTGCAAATGGAAAGATGGAAAGAAGAGGTGGAGAAAAGGACCAACGGAAAGGTCGCTATCAAGACCTTTCCCGGCGGGACGCTATTGGACGCCAAAGCGATGATGGACGGGGTCATCGGGGGGCAGGCCGACATCGGGTGCCTGTGCATGGCCTACCAGCCTGGCCGCTTTATCGTCACGAACGCCACCAGCCTGCCCCTGGATCTCCCGAATGCGAAAGTTGCCAGTCTGACGCTCTGGGATCTCTACAACCAATATAAGCCCGACGAATTCTCGCAAGTCAAGGTCCTCACGATGTTTGCCACGGCGCCTTCCAACCTGATGACGAAAAAGCCCGTCCGGACCCTGGCGGACATCAAGGGCATGGATATCCGCGCCTCGGGCGGTGCGGGCGAGATCCTCAAGGCCTGGGGGGCCAACATGGTCGGCATGCCCATGTCCGCGACCCCGGAGGCTCTGCAGAAAGGAGTGGTGCAGGGCCTCTTCTCATCCCTGGAGGTCATGAAGGATTTCAAATACGCGGAGCTTTGCCGCTTCGTCACCATGACCGACACAGTCATCTATCCATTCGCCGTTGTGATGAACATGGATTCGTGGAACCGCCTCCCTGATGATGTCAAGAAGGTGATGGACGATCTGGGGGGCGAGCAGGCCCTTTGGACAGGCGAGTACATGGATGCGCATGTGAAAGAATCCATGGATTGGTCCAAGGAAACTTACAACGTCGAAGTCATCCAGCTCTCCGATGGGGAAAAGGCCGAGTGGAACAAGCTGCTCGAACCGATGATCGACAAGTGGGTTGCGGATGCCACGGCAAAAGGGCTTCCTGGCGAGAAGATCATCCAGGATATCAAGATGATATCCAAAAAGCACGCCGAATAG
- a CDS encoding FAD binding domain in molybdopterin dehydrogenase (fragment) produces MRRFDYHQPQTLRDALKIMEEQTGEARYLAGGTDLIVRLKQRAMAVDALVSLRGIPELRGIAKNGEWRFGGMCLFREIERSASVERALPALFQAVKVLANPQVRNVATIGGNLCNAAPSADCAPPLLVLDARITLEGPGGVREVAIEDFFTGPGQTCKRPEEVMTSIRVPQPGGQTGSAFLKIGRVSQDIAVVNMAVLVEMEGEVCRRCRLAAGAVAPVPLRLRRTEKRIEGRRIDPDLLEAAAAEAAEEVRPISDVRATAEYRCTVAGVLVKRGLQQALATVGRSD; encoded by the coding sequence ATGCGAAGATTTGACTATCATCAGCCGCAGACCCTCAGGGATGCGCTGAAGATCATGGAAGAACAGACCGGTGAAGCCCGGTATCTTGCTGGAGGCACGGACCTCATCGTGCGGTTGAAGCAGCGTGCGATGGCCGTGGACGCGCTGGTTTCACTGAGGGGGATCCCGGAGCTGCGGGGGATTGCCAAGAACGGCGAATGGCGCTTCGGGGGCATGTGCCTCTTCAGGGAGATCGAAAGATCCGCCTCCGTCGAGCGGGCCCTCCCTGCGCTGTTTCAGGCGGTGAAGGTGCTGGCCAATCCACAGGTGCGTAACGTGGCGACGATCGGGGGAAACCTTTGCAACGCCGCGCCTTCAGCCGATTGCGCCCCTCCGTTGCTCGTGCTGGATGCGCGCATCACGTTGGAAGGCCCGGGAGGGGTCCGTGAGGTGGCGATCGAGGATTTCTTTACCGGCCCGGGACAGACCTGCAAGAGGCCTGAAGAGGTCATGACGAGTATCCGGGTGCCGCAGCCGGGCGGGCAAACCGGCAGCGCTTTCCTCAAGATCGGGCGCGTGAGCCAGGATATCGCCGTGGTGAATATGGCCGTCCTGGTGGAGATGGAGGGCGAGGTCTGCCGCAGATGTCGGCTGGCGGCCGGGGCCGTTGCGCCGGTGCCGCTCAGGCTTCGCAGAACGGAAAAACGGATCGAGGGCCGCCGGATCGACCCCGATCTGCTGGAGGCGGCTGCTGCAGAGGCCGCAGAAGAGGTCCGGCCGATCAGCGATGTCCGCGCTACGGCGGAGTACCGGTGCACCGTAGCGGGTGTCCTGGTGAAGAGGGGCTTGCAGCAGGCCCTCGCGACGGTCGGCCGCTCCGACTGA
- a CDS encoding TRAP dicarboxylate transporter, DctM subunit, translating to MSLAMIGITGILVLLAALFFLGIPVGFAMAIVGFCGYVYVINFKAGLGMLGTDLWGTFSSYGLTVIPLFIFMGQVAFYSGVNSRLYNAAYKWVGQIRGGIAMATVMACAAFAAICGSNAATAATMTTVALPEMKKYKYDPMLSTGAIACGSTLGVVIPPSVVLIIIGLSTEQSIARLFYGGVGAGILLAVLLTLTVYLCCRIYPAWGPAGPRTTLGEKFRALPGAFEMLLLFLLVMLGLYFGYFTPAEAGAAGSFFAVIIALVQRSLSWKGFIASFTDTLRISCMVIMIVAGAMLFGKFLAVTRIPYNIATWVADLPVPDVVIISIIFAIYVVGGAVMDALALLLITIPIFFPVATELGHDPIWFGVTITVITTLGAVTPPVGATTYVVGGMAKDVPLEDVFKGVAYFLPAYILCVVLLMIFPQIITFLPNLMH from the coding sequence GTGAGTCTAGCGATGATCGGCATTACAGGGATCCTGGTCCTCCTGGCGGCCCTGTTTTTCCTGGGTATCCCGGTCGGTTTCGCCATGGCGATCGTCGGGTTCTGCGGATATGTGTATGTCATCAATTTCAAGGCCGGTCTGGGCATGCTGGGAACGGACCTTTGGGGTACCTTTTCCAGCTACGGGCTTACCGTCATTCCGTTGTTCATCTTCATGGGGCAGGTGGCTTTCTACTCGGGGGTCAATTCGAGGCTTTACAATGCCGCCTACAAGTGGGTCGGGCAGATCCGGGGCGGCATCGCCATGGCGACGGTGATGGCGTGCGCGGCCTTTGCGGCCATCTGCGGATCCAACGCGGCGACGGCGGCCACGATGACGACGGTCGCCCTCCCCGAGATGAAAAAGTATAAATACGATCCGATGCTCAGCACAGGGGCGATTGCCTGTGGTTCGACGCTCGGCGTCGTCATTCCGCCGAGTGTCGTGCTCATCATCATCGGGCTTTCGACGGAGCAATCGATCGCGCGGCTGTTTTATGGAGGCGTGGGGGCCGGCATCCTGCTGGCCGTGCTGCTCACCCTGACCGTATACCTCTGCTGCCGGATCTACCCGGCGTGGGGGCCGGCAGGCCCCAGGACGACCCTGGGGGAAAAATTCAGGGCTTTGCCCGGTGCCTTCGAGATGCTGCTCCTCTTTCTTCTCGTTATGCTGGGTCTTTACTTCGGGTATTTTACGCCCGCGGAGGCCGGTGCCGCCGGTTCCTTTTTCGCCGTGATAATTGCGCTTGTGCAGCGAAGCCTCAGCTGGAAGGGGTTTATCGCCTCCTTTACCGACACCTTGCGAATCTCGTGCATGGTGATCATGATCGTCGCGGGGGCCATGCTGTTCGGCAAGTTTCTTGCCGTGACCCGGATCCCCTATAACATCGCCACCTGGGTGGCGGACCTGCCTGTGCCCGATGTCGTCATCATCAGCATCATCTTCGCCATCTATGTGGTCGGCGGTGCGGTGATGGATGCCCTGGCGCTTTTGCTGATCACGATCCCGATCTTTTTCCCGGTTGCGACCGAACTCGGACATGATCCCATCTGGTTCGGTGTCACTATCACCGTCATTACGACCCTCGGTGCCGTGACACCCCCCGTGGGAGCTACGACGTATGTCGTCGGAGGGATGGCGAAGGACGTGCCGCTCGAAGATGTCTTCAAGGGAGTGGCCTATTTTCTCCCTGCTTATATCCTTTGTGTCGTTCTGCTGATGATTTTTCCGCAAATCATAACCTTCCTGCCGAATCTGATGCATTAG
- the paaK gene encoding Phenylacetate-coenzyme A ligase translates to MDNEGMSNIQSAKKGYRKEMTKTFMPTVKTQEELKALQLEGLKWTVNHAYHGSPVYRAKLEQAGVRPDQIRSLADIERLPFTTAEDLKEGYPFPLLSVPFEKVVRIHASSGTTGKRKVLSYSQKDVQDWAHFFARCYEMAGLTVEDRIQIAVGYGVWTAGIGFQLGCETFGAMAIPAGPGNLDMQCQFLVDFQTTVVCCTASMGLLLAEEVRRRGILDQINVKKMIFGSERCSQAMRDRIRDLLGVEHMFDIPGMTELYGPGTGLDCLHHTGIHYWADYYILEILDPETLLPVPEGETGEMVVTTLAKEAVPLIRYRTRDLTRLIPGVCPCGSILPRHDRLLGRSDDMIIFRAVNVYPGQIDHVLSGVSGIGSEYQIILDHGSDGRDYMLLKVEREPDGDPSRDDAVARAIAGDIKKQIMVSANIEMVAYGSLPRSERKSKRVFDNRDL, encoded by the coding sequence TTGGACAATGAGGGGATGTCAAACATCCAGTCTGCGAAAAAGGGGTACAGGAAAGAAATGACGAAAACGTTTATGCCTACCGTCAAAACGCAAGAGGAGCTGAAGGCACTGCAGCTGGAAGGTCTGAAGTGGACCGTCAACCACGCCTACCATGGTTCTCCGGTGTACCGCGCCAAACTGGAGCAGGCCGGGGTCAGGCCGGATCAAATCCGGTCTCTGGCCGACATCGAGCGGCTCCCGTTTACGACGGCGGAGGATTTGAAGGAGGGGTACCCGTTCCCTCTGCTCTCGGTGCCGTTCGAGAAGGTGGTCCGGATCCACGCCTCGTCCGGAACCACCGGAAAGAGGAAAGTGCTTTCCTACAGCCAAAAGGATGTCCAGGATTGGGCCCACTTCTTTGCACGGTGCTACGAGATGGCCGGGCTTACAGTGGAAGACAGGATCCAGATCGCGGTCGGATACGGGGTATGGACTGCCGGGATCGGCTTCCAGCTCGGGTGCGAGACCTTCGGCGCCATGGCGATTCCAGCGGGTCCGGGCAACCTGGACATGCAGTGCCAGTTTCTTGTGGATTTTCAGACCACGGTCGTTTGCTGCACAGCCTCGATGGGGCTTCTTCTGGCGGAGGAGGTCAGAAGGCGGGGGATCCTCGATCAGATCAACGTGAAGAAGATGATCTTCGGCTCCGAACGCTGCAGTCAGGCCATGCGTGATCGAATAAGGGATCTCCTGGGGGTGGAGCACATGTTCGATATCCCGGGCATGACGGAACTGTACGGGCCCGGGACCGGTCTCGACTGCCTTCATCACACGGGGATCCACTATTGGGCGGATTACTATATCCTCGAGATCCTGGATCCTGAGACGCTCCTGCCGGTTCCGGAGGGGGAGACGGGTGAGATGGTCGTCACCACCCTCGCGAAGGAAGCGGTGCCTCTCATCCGCTACCGCACCAGGGACCTGACCCGCCTGATCCCCGGGGTCTGCCCATGCGGTTCCATCCTGCCTCGGCACGACCGGCTGCTGGGCCGATCGGACGACATGATCATCTTTCGCGCCGTGAATGTCTACCCCGGGCAGATCGACCATGTGCTTTCCGGCGTAAGCGGGATCGGCAGCGAGTACCAGATCATTCTGGACCATGGCTCCGACGGCCGGGATTACATGCTCCTGAAGGTCGAACGGGAGCCGGACGGCGATCCTTCCCGGGATGATGCCGTGGCTCGGGCGATCGCCGGTGACATCAAGAAACAGATCATGGTGAGCGCCAACATCGAGATGGTCGCTTACGGTTCTCTGCCGCGTTCGGAGAGGAAGAGCAAACGGGTCTTCGACAACCGTGATCTTTAA
- a CDS encoding putative 4-hydroxybenzoyl-CoA reductase subunit alpha (Evidence 3 : Putative function from multiple computational evidences): MTQFDYIGTELPRPDAPDKAAGKAVYIHDFVRPGMLYGKIKYSRYAHARIKAIDTSRAERLPGVRAVITGYDTPQIRIGFIKDNVALKRDKVRQFRDEVAAVAAIDPEIAAEAVDLIEVEYEELPGVFDPEEALQEGAPLVHETDARGRPKVDNRVPVPWKFVAGDVEKAKQEAAFVAEGRFSTPLIQQSCMGTAGCVAEFDLQGNLIIHTKTQIPFLAQNDFNAALSAMGLKGKNSRVIVPALGGSFGTGLDTHGYEYIAILLAYKTGRPVKIVLNREEEFAYLSPRQPTRTQIIQGCSREGKLTFREIRMLLDNGAYTSWGATTPSVMMLPISSLYRVPNVFYETTIVYTNNTYCQAMRGYGNPQAAWALESNLDELADAAGIDPYDFRLLNCNIPNDITPMGLNITSCGHEECLRTVAEKLDWKTKRGQQRGKARGVGMASLFHVGGSGRVYRSDGTGIIMKLDDFGHVSVITGGVEMGQGFHSALAVATAEALGVTPDRVMVVSGDTATCPWDVGTHASRGAFTSCNAAIQAAQKARKRVFELAAEHFMPRVHFRMKLRKKKEPDFEIPDLDYERYCDPSEFDLKKNIVFFHEEPENPFLQLSIEEILREAHFKEQGTMIVTEAFYDPCNQMIDMKTCRGNMSAAYITGAQGAEVEVDTETGRVKILRFAAAHDVGQVINQQTIKGQIYGGIVQGLGYALCEEYKTEKGRNLNPNFLDYKILSAPDVDFPIDITCVETHDPEGPFGAKGVGEPGLVPTAPAIANAVYDAIGLRITDLPITPQKILTALKARKKAA; this comes from the coding sequence ATGACGCAATTCGACTACATCGGCACCGAGCTTCCAAGGCCGGACGCCCCCGATAAAGCGGCCGGCAAGGCCGTCTACATTCATGACTTCGTTCGGCCGGGCATGCTGTACGGCAAGATCAAATACAGCCGATACGCCCATGCCAGGATCAAGGCCATCGACACCTCCAGGGCAGAGCGTCTGCCGGGGGTCCGCGCGGTGATTACAGGCTACGACACGCCGCAGATCCGGATCGGATTCATCAAGGACAATGTGGCGCTCAAGCGGGACAAGGTGCGCCAGTTCCGGGACGAGGTGGCGGCGGTGGCCGCGATTGACCCGGAGATCGCTGCGGAGGCGGTGGATCTCATCGAGGTCGAATATGAGGAACTCCCCGGCGTCTTCGACCCGGAAGAGGCCCTGCAGGAAGGCGCGCCTCTGGTCCATGAAACGGATGCCCGGGGCCGGCCCAAAGTGGACAACCGGGTGCCCGTTCCCTGGAAGTTTGTTGCAGGAGATGTGGAAAAGGCGAAGCAGGAGGCCGCTTTCGTGGCCGAGGGCCGTTTTTCCACGCCGCTCATCCAGCAGTCCTGCATGGGTACGGCGGGATGCGTAGCGGAGTTCGATCTTCAAGGCAACCTGATCATCCACACGAAGACCCAGATCCCCTTCCTGGCCCAGAACGACTTCAATGCCGCCCTGTCGGCCATGGGGCTGAAGGGAAAGAACAGCCGGGTGATCGTGCCCGCGCTGGGGGGCTCCTTCGGGACGGGCCTGGACACCCATGGCTACGAGTACATCGCCATCCTTCTCGCCTACAAGACGGGAAGGCCGGTGAAGATCGTCCTCAACCGGGAAGAGGAGTTCGCCTACCTCTCGCCCCGGCAGCCCACGCGGACGCAGATCATCCAGGGCTGCAGCCGCGAGGGGAAGCTGACCTTCCGCGAGATCCGCATGCTGCTCGACAATGGCGCTTACACCTCCTGGGGGGCGACGACGCCGAGTGTGATGATGCTGCCGATCTCGTCGCTGTATCGTGTGCCCAACGTCTTTTACGAGACGACCATCGTCTACACCAACAACACCTACTGTCAGGCCATGCGCGGATACGGGAATCCGCAGGCGGCATGGGCGCTCGAGAGCAATCTGGACGAACTCGCGGATGCGGCCGGGATCGACCCCTATGACTTCCGGCTTTTGAACTGCAACATCCCGAACGACATTACGCCGATGGGTCTCAACATCACCTCCTGCGGGCACGAGGAGTGCCTGAGGACCGTTGCCGAAAAGCTCGACTGGAAGACCAAGCGGGGGCAACAGAGGGGAAAGGCGCGCGGGGTCGGCATGGCCTCCCTGTTCCACGTGGGCGGCTCGGGCCGGGTCTACCGCTCCGACGGCACCGGCATCATCATGAAGCTGGACGATTTCGGCCATGTCTCGGTGATCACGGGCGGGGTCGAGATGGGTCAGGGATTCCACAGCGCGCTGGCGGTGGCCACCGCCGAGGCGCTCGGTGTGACTCCGGACCGGGTCATGGTGGTGTCGGGCGATACGGCCACCTGTCCGTGGGATGTGGGGACGCATGCGAGCCGGGGCGCGTTCACCTCGTGCAACGCGGCCATCCAGGCGGCTCAGAAGGCGAGAAAGAGGGTCTTCGAACTGGCGGCCGAGCATTTCATGCCGAGGGTCCATTTCCGGATGAAGCTGCGGAAGAAGAAGGAGCCTGATTTCGAGATCCCGGACCTCGACTACGAGCGCTACTGCGACCCCTCGGAATTCGATCTCAAGAAAAACATCGTTTTCTTCCACGAGGAGCCCGAAAACCCCTTCCTGCAATTGAGCATCGAGGAGATTCTGCGCGAGGCGCATTTCAAGGAGCAGGGGACCATGATCGTCACGGAGGCCTTCTACGACCCCTGCAACCAGATGATCGACATGAAGACCTGCCGTGGCAACATGTCGGCGGCTTACATCACGGGGGCCCAGGGCGCCGAAGTCGAGGTGGACACCGAGACCGGACGGGTCAAGATCCTCCGTTTCGCGGCGGCGCACGATGTCGGCCAGGTGATCAATCAGCAGACCATCAAGGGGCAGATCTACGGAGGGATCGTCCAGGGCCTCGGCTACGCCCTCTGCGAGGAATACAAGACGGAGAAGGGGCGCAACCTGAATCCCAACTTCCTGGACTACAAGATTCTCTCGGCGCCGGATGTGGATTTTCCGATCGACATCACCTGCGTCGAAACGCACGACCCGGAGGGTCCTTTCGGGGCGAAGGGCGTGGGTGAGCCCGGATTGGTGCCGACGGCCCCGGCGATCGCGAACGCGGTCTACGACGCGATCGGCCTCAGGATCACGGATCTGCCCATCACCCCGCAGAAAATCCTGACAGCGCTGAAGGCACGGAAAAAGGCGGCGTAA